In Myxococcales bacterium, the following are encoded in one genomic region:
- a CDS encoding tetratricopeptide repeat protein, with amino-acid sequence AVANLFRRRVAVAWAATGLLALLAVVGAERTVAAADVWHDEPRLYESALRQAPQAPLLWANLGAAYRRLGKLDEALAALRNAETFNRQSPSADPVALYNNLGTVLATSGKLEEALAAFDQALSYGGQQDRIQFNRGEALRLLGRVDEALAAYNAAVLANPAYVDPRLRRAQIALGRGDLPAAETDLRAVLRGDARNPDALTGLAHLDRRAGRLDEAAELFGRVLAARPDDFSSWLALGGVEVQRGRFAEAVAAFEKACALRPNEPQPLAALAAALFRARDRDRAKRLLDEGWTRFPQSVDLALGLLNYYHEIGDRAEAEKWLAAAIALAPQHPQVLQYQKAYAEQP; translated from the coding sequence GGCCGTCGCGAATTTGTTCCGGCGGCGGGTCGCGGTGGCCTGGGCGGCGACGGGCCTGTTGGCGCTGCTGGCCGTCGTGGGGGCGGAGCGCACGGTGGCCGCCGCGGATGTCTGGCACGACGAGCCGCGCTTGTACGAAAGCGCGCTGCGTCAGGCGCCGCAAGCGCCGCTGCTCTGGGCGAACCTCGGCGCCGCCTATCGCCGGCTCGGCAAGCTCGACGAGGCGCTCGCGGCCCTGCGCAACGCCGAGACCTTCAACCGGCAATCGCCCAGCGCCGACCCGGTGGCGTTGTACAACAACCTGGGCACGGTGCTGGCGACCTCCGGCAAGCTGGAGGAGGCGCTGGCGGCCTTCGATCAGGCGCTTTCCTACGGCGGGCAGCAGGATCGGATTCAGTTCAACCGCGGCGAGGCCCTGCGGCTGCTGGGCCGGGTCGACGAGGCGCTGGCGGCTTACAACGCGGCGGTGCTGGCCAACCCGGCCTACGTGGATCCGCGTTTGCGGCGGGCGCAGATCGCGCTGGGCCGCGGCGATCTGCCGGCGGCCGAAACCGACTTGCGGGCGGTATTGCGCGGCGACGCGCGCAATCCCGACGCGTTGACCGGCCTGGCCCACCTCGACCGGCGCGCGGGCAGACTGGACGAGGCGGCCGAGTTGTTCGGCCGGGTGCTGGCCGCGCGGCCGGATGATTTTTCCTCGTGGCTGGCGCTCGGCGGGGTCGAGGTGCAGCGCGGCCGGTTTGCCGAGGCCGTGGCGGCCTTCGAAAAAGCTTGCGCGTTGCGGCCGAACGAACCGCAGCCCCTGGCGGCGCTGGCGGCGGCGCTGTTTCGGGCGCGCGACCGCGACCGCGCCAAGCGACTGCTCGACGAAGGCTGGACGCGCTTTCCGCAAAGCGTCGATCTCGCCCTGGGCCTGCTGAATTATTATCACGAGATCGGCGACCGCGCCGAAGCCGAAAAATGGCTGGCCGCGGCGATCGCGCTCGCGCCGCAACATCCGCAAGTGCTGCAATACCAAAAGGCGTACGCGGAGCAACCATGA